In Paralcaligenes sp. KSB-10, the following are encoded in one genomic region:
- a CDS encoding virulence factor codes for MKRLLLAGIAAVALLGSSAAMARVDVGISIGIPGIVYGEPYYPPVAYVAPPPVVVVPRYAPVPVYGPRYYRDGFIEYRGWRGDRGWHGDRGRGRGHWKHHRGHGDRD; via the coding sequence ATGAAACGACTCTTATTGGCGGGTATTGCAGCAGTAGCGTTGCTCGGCTCAAGCGCCGCCATGGCTCGCGTCGATGTCGGGATTTCCATCGGTATTCCCGGAATCGTGTATGGCGAACCCTATTATCCGCCAGTCGCCTATGTGGCTCCGCCGCCGGTGGTGGTCGTGCCCCGGTACGCACCGGTACCCGTGTATGGCCCGCGCTACTATCGCGACGGCTTTATTGAATATCGAGGCTGGCGCGGCGATCGCGGCTGGCATGGCGATCGCGGTCGTGGGCGTGGCCACTGGAAACACCATCGCGGGCACGGCGATCGGGATTAA
- the serS gene encoding serine--tRNA ligase: MLDPNQLRKDMATVVDRLALRGMQFDTERFNRLEARRKAVQIETETLQARRNAVSKLIGQLKSKGEDASREMAESQAIPARLKELEFDLANVQHELNEWLMTLPNLPHASVPAGASSDDNVEVRRWLPPGSRADAQGNPQPLAFEPKDHVSLGEPIGLDFDTARKLSGARFMMLRGQIARLHRALAQFMLDLQTTEHGYTECYTPYIVNSSTLFGTGQLPKFKDDMFWVTKGGQDEEPNRDEQGNVVAGEDLYLISTSEITLTGSVRDTIVPLQDLPIRLTAHTPCFRSEAGSGGRDMRGMIRQHQFDKVEMVQIVHPDSSYDTLEHMVGHAEAVLQKLGVPYRVVLLCGGDMGFGSTKTYDLEVWLPAQNTWREISSVSNCEAFQARRMQARYRPEKGKPEYLHTLNGSGLAVGRALVAVLENYQQEDGSVVIPDVLRPYMGGLVRLQAA, from the coding sequence ATGTTAGACCCCAATCAGTTGCGCAAAGACATGGCCACGGTAGTCGATCGGCTGGCGTTGCGCGGCATGCAGTTCGACACCGAGCGTTTCAACCGGCTCGAGGCCCGCCGCAAGGCGGTCCAGATCGAAACCGAAACCTTGCAGGCGCGGCGCAATGCGGTGTCCAAACTGATCGGCCAGTTGAAATCCAAAGGTGAAGATGCCAGCCGGGAAATGGCCGAATCGCAGGCCATACCGGCGCGCCTCAAAGAATTGGAATTCGACCTGGCCAATGTGCAGCACGAGTTGAATGAATGGCTCATGACCCTGCCGAACCTGCCGCATGCCAGTGTTCCGGCGGGTGCCTCCAGCGACGATAACGTCGAAGTGCGCCGCTGGCTTCCTCCGGGCAGCCGCGCCGATGCACAAGGCAATCCCCAACCTTTGGCATTCGAGCCCAAAGATCATGTCAGCCTGGGCGAACCCATAGGCCTGGATTTCGATACCGCGCGCAAACTGTCGGGAGCCCGGTTCATGATGCTGCGCGGCCAGATCGCGCGCCTGCATCGCGCCCTGGCGCAGTTCATGCTCGATCTGCAGACCACCGAGCACGGCTATACCGAGTGCTACACGCCTTATATCGTCAATAGCTCGACCCTGTTCGGCACCGGCCAACTGCCCAAATTCAAGGACGATATGTTCTGGGTCACCAAGGGTGGGCAGGACGAGGAACCGAATCGCGACGAGCAGGGCAATGTGGTGGCGGGCGAAGATCTGTACCTCATATCCACATCCGAGATCACTCTGACCGGCTCCGTGCGCGACACGATCGTGCCTTTGCAGGATTTGCCGATCAGGCTTACCGCGCATACGCCATGCTTTCGCTCCGAGGCGGGCAGCGGTGGCCGCGATATGCGCGGCATGATACGCCAGCATCAGTTCGACAAGGTCGAGATGGTGCAGATCGTGCATCCCGACAGTTCCTACGATACGCTCGAGCACATGGTTGGACACGCGGAGGCGGTCCTGCAAAAGCTTGGAGTCCCGTACCGGGTCGTCTTGCTGTGCGGCGGCGATATGGGATTCGGCTCGACCAAGACCTACGATCTCGAGGTTTGGCTGCCGGCGCAAAATACCTGGCGCGAAATTTCCTCGGTATCCAACTGCGAAGCTTTCCAGGCGCGGCGCATGCAGGCTCGCTACCGTCCTGAAAAAGGCAAGCCCGAATACCTGCACACACTGAACGGTTCTGGCCTGGCTGTCGGGCGCGCCTTGGTGGCTGTGCTTGAAAACTACCAGCAGGAAGACGGCAGCGTTGTCATCCCCGATGTGTTGCGGCCTTATATGGGAGGGCTGGTTCGCCTGCAGGCTGCCTGA
- a CDS encoding replication-associated recombination protein A, with amino-acid sequence MANTPDLFNTPAVLEANAPLAERLRPRTLDDVVGQAHLLGPGKPLRVAFQSGRPHSMIFWGPPGVGKTTLARLMAAGFEAQFLAISAVLGGVKDIREAVVAAQVAQGQGRRTILFVDEVHRFNKAQQDAFLPYVESGLFTFIGATTENPSFEMNSALLSRARVYVLESLSPGELLTLLERAMAVLNAGQPGTDAGSAELLFDPDAQAQLAGWADGDARRLINAVEVVAESARNAGRQLIDSEWLETSLSQNLRRFDKGGDAFYDQISALHKSVRGSDPDAALYWFTRMLDGGADPRYLSRRIVRMAVEDIGLADPRATEIALNGADIYERLGSPEGELALAQAVVYLACAAKSNALYNAYKAARSYAQEQGSAPVPMHLRNAPTKLMKQLGHGQAYRYAHDEPHGYAAGEQYFPDGLKATFYRPTDRGLEGKIAEKLAFLKALDDAADKKA; translated from the coding sequence ATGGCCAATACCCCGGATCTGTTCAATACGCCTGCCGTGCTCGAAGCCAATGCGCCTCTGGCGGAACGCTTGCGCCCCAGGACATTGGACGACGTGGTGGGCCAGGCCCATCTGCTTGGACCGGGCAAGCCTTTGCGCGTGGCCTTTCAGTCAGGACGGCCTCACTCCATGATTTTCTGGGGGCCGCCAGGGGTAGGGAAAACCACGTTGGCGCGGCTCATGGCGGCCGGGTTCGAGGCGCAGTTCCTGGCGATTTCCGCGGTGCTGGGCGGCGTCAAGGACATACGCGAGGCGGTGGTGGCCGCGCAAGTGGCGCAAGGCCAGGGTCGGCGCACCATATTGTTCGTCGATGAGGTGCATCGCTTCAACAAGGCGCAACAAGATGCTTTCCTGCCTTACGTCGAAAGCGGCCTGTTCACTTTTATTGGCGCGACGACCGAGAACCCGTCCTTTGAAATGAATTCGGCCTTGCTGTCGCGGGCGCGGGTGTATGTGCTGGAATCCTTGAGCCCGGGCGAGCTCCTGACGCTGCTCGAGCGCGCCATGGCGGTGCTCAACGCAGGCCAGCCCGGAACCGATGCCGGATCAGCTGAATTGCTCTTCGACCCAGACGCGCAGGCCCAATTGGCCGGCTGGGCCGATGGCGATGCGCGCCGCCTCATCAATGCCGTTGAGGTCGTGGCGGAATCGGCTCGCAACGCCGGGCGGCAGTTGATTGACTCGGAATGGCTGGAAACATCCCTGTCGCAGAATCTGCGCCGTTTCGACAAGGGCGGCGATGCGTTTTACGATCAGATCAGCGCTTTGCATAAATCCGTGCGCGGCTCCGATCCGGATGCGGCGCTTTATTGGTTTACCCGCATGCTCGACGGTGGAGCCGATCCGCGCTATCTGTCGCGGCGCATTGTCCGGATGGCTGTCGAAGATATAGGCCTGGCCGATCCGCGGGCGACCGAAATTGCCTTGAATGGCGCCGATATCTACGAACGGCTGGGCTCTCCCGAGGGCGAGCTGGCTTTGGCGCAGGCCGTGGTGTACCTGGCCTGTGCGGCAAAATCCAATGCCCTGTACAACGCGTACAAGGCCGCACGCAGCTACGCCCAGGAGCAGGGCAGCGCGCCGGTTCCCATGCACTTGCGCAATGCGCCCACAAAGCTCATGAAGCAGTTGGGCCACGGCCAGGCCTACCGTTATGCGCACGACGAACCGCACGGTTACGCGGCAGGCGAACAGTATTTTCCGGATGGCCTGAAAGCGACGTTCTATCGCCCGACCGATCGTGGATTGGAAGGTAAAATTGCCGAAAAACTCGCGTTTCTCAAAGCGCTGGACGATGCGGCGGATAAAAAAGCGTAG
- the lolA gene encoding outer membrane lipoprotein chaperone LolA, with the protein MQSKHFFAALVLAASPVLAWSADAPAQLRQFVAKVASATGEFTQSTSGAQGQQAKPAQSGRFSFQRPGHFKWQVTKPYAQLIVSDGTTVYQYDPDLSQVTERTVDKAIGASPAAILFGSGALDEAFTMSTLPDKNGLEWLRAKPRKADAGFAYVDIGFKDNLPARLELMDSFGQTTRIDLSHIVSNPKLPSGEFQFVPPKGTDVVKM; encoded by the coding sequence ATGCAGAGTAAACATTTCTTCGCCGCTTTGGTATTGGCGGCCAGTCCTGTGTTGGCCTGGTCGGCCGATGCGCCGGCCCAGTTGCGGCAGTTCGTGGCCAAAGTGGCTTCGGCCACGGGTGAGTTCACCCAAAGTACCTCGGGGGCGCAGGGGCAACAGGCCAAGCCCGCGCAGTCGGGCCGGTTTTCGTTCCAGCGTCCGGGGCATTTCAAGTGGCAGGTCACCAAGCCCTACGCGCAACTGATCGTTTCGGACGGCACTACGGTTTATCAGTACGATCCCGATCTCAGCCAGGTTACCGAGCGTACTGTCGACAAGGCCATTGGCGCCTCGCCGGCTGCCATTCTGTTTGGCTCGGGTGCCCTCGACGAAGCTTTTACCATGAGCACCTTGCCCGACAAAAACGGGCTGGAATGGTTGCGGGCCAAGCCGCGCAAGGCCGACGCCGGCTTTGCCTATGTCGATATCGGCTTTAAAGACAATCTGCCGGCTCGCCTGGAACTTATGGACTCATTCGGCCAGACTACGCGCATCGACTTGAGCCACATTGTTTCCAATCCCAAGCTGCCGTCCGGCGAGTTCCAGTTTGTTCCACCGAAAGGCACCGACGTTGTCAAGATGTAA
- a CDS encoding DNA translocase FtsK — translation MARIPATSPRSSRNVRNGPSLLQTRVSGLLREARWIVFAALAAWLGLVLATWHATDPAWSHSLHTGATLNRGGTLGAYVSDLLLFLFGYSAWLWVVLLLQRVIVGFYRLTSMLLPKANIEVLPRVHWEIGIGFFLLFIGSMGTEALRLKNFGAHLPSGAGGELGKLLAHALSLSVGTTGCTLLLLVMMAVGASLFFGFSWLHLAERVGFAIERSVRRVFELKAAREDRKVGEAKSAERNELVEAKHEQLVHEQPVRIEPAITSIPKSTRVEKEKQKTLFVAPIESGASGDLPAISLLDPPVEQPETVAPETIEFTSRLIEKKLSDFGVKVVVVAAQAGPVITRYEIEPATGVKGSQIVNLAKDLARALSLVSIRVVETIPGKNLMGLELPNPRRQIVRLSEIIGSQTYHSNPSVLTMALGKDIAGNPVVADLAKMPHLLVAGTTGSGKSVGINAMILSLLYKADATQTRLILIDPKMLEMSIYEGIPHLLAPVVTDMRHAANALNWCVGEMEKRYKLMSKMGVRNLAGYNSKIRDAIKREEPIPNPFSLTPDAPEPLSTLPTIVVVIDELADLMMVVGKKIEELIARLAQKARAAGIHLILATQRPSVDVITGLIKANIPTRIAFQVSSKIDSRTILDQMGAEALLGQGDMLYMPPGSGLPTRVHGAFVGDDEVHRVVDSLKEQGEPNYVEGLLEGALEGETGDGVGGVTGFADAESDPLYDQAVEVILKNRRASISSVQRHLRIGYNRAARLLEQMEQSGLVSAMQSNGNREILVPAGEGSNAE, via the coding sequence ATGGCTAGAATACCTGCAACATCTCCCCGCTCTTCGCGCAACGTGCGCAATGGTCCTTCGCTTCTGCAAACCCGGGTCTCCGGCTTGCTCCGAGAGGCGCGCTGGATTGTATTTGCCGCCCTGGCGGCGTGGCTTGGCCTGGTCCTGGCAACTTGGCATGCCACCGATCCCGCCTGGTCGCATTCCCTGCATACCGGCGCGACGCTGAACCGCGGCGGCACCTTGGGGGCGTATGTCTCCGATCTGCTGCTGTTCCTGTTTGGCTATTCGGCCTGGCTGTGGGTCGTTTTGTTGCTGCAGCGCGTCATCGTCGGGTTTTATCGCCTGACCAGCATGTTGCTGCCCAAAGCCAATATCGAAGTCCTGCCCAGGGTTCACTGGGAAATCGGTATCGGGTTTTTCCTGCTTTTCATTGGCTCCATGGGAACCGAAGCGCTGCGGCTGAAGAATTTTGGCGCGCACTTGCCCAGCGGCGCCGGCGGCGAACTTGGCAAGCTGCTGGCTCACGCCCTGTCCCTGTCGGTGGGGACCACGGGTTGCACCTTGTTGCTGCTGGTCATGATGGCGGTAGGGGCCAGCCTGTTTTTTGGCTTTTCCTGGCTGCATCTGGCCGAACGTGTGGGTTTTGCCATCGAAAGATCGGTGCGGCGTGTATTTGAATTGAAGGCGGCGCGCGAAGACCGCAAGGTCGGCGAGGCAAAAAGCGCCGAGCGCAACGAGCTGGTCGAGGCCAAGCACGAGCAACTGGTGCACGAGCAGCCCGTACGCATCGAGCCGGCCATTACCAGCATACCCAAGTCCACCCGGGTGGAAAAGGAAAAGCAGAAAACCCTGTTTGTCGCGCCTATCGAATCGGGGGCGTCGGGCGATTTGCCGGCCATCAGCTTGCTGGATCCGCCGGTCGAGCAGCCCGAGACCGTGGCGCCCGAAACCATCGAGTTCACCTCGCGTCTCATCGAGAAGAAGCTTTCCGATTTCGGTGTCAAGGTCGTGGTGGTGGCCGCCCAGGCCGGCCCGGTAATTACCCGCTACGAGATCGAGCCGGCTACCGGCGTCAAAGGCAGCCAAATCGTCAACCTGGCCAAAGATCTGGCGCGGGCGCTCAGCCTGGTCAGCATTCGTGTGGTCGAGACCATACCGGGCAAGAACCTGATGGGGCTCGAGTTGCCCAATCCGCGGCGCCAAATAGTCAGGCTCTCTGAAATCATCGGTTCGCAAACCTATCACAGCAATCCGTCCGTACTGACCATGGCCCTGGGCAAGGATATTGCCGGCAATCCGGTCGTGGCCGATCTGGCCAAAATGCCGCACTTGCTGGTGGCGGGTACCACCGGCTCGGGCAAGTCGGTCGGGATCAACGCCATGATCCTGTCTTTGCTCTACAAGGCCGACGCAACACAGACACGCCTGATCCTCATCGATCCAAAAATGCTCGAAATGAGCATTTACGAGGGGATTCCGCATTTGCTGGCACCGGTCGTCACCGATATGCGGCATGCCGCCAACGCGCTGAACTGGTGTGTGGGCGAAATGGAGAAACGCTACAAGCTCATGAGCAAGATGGGGGTGCGCAACCTGGCGGGCTACAACAGCAAGATACGCGATGCCATCAAGCGCGAAGAACCCATCCCCAATCCGTTTTCGCTCACCCCCGACGCGCCCGAGCCACTGTCCACCCTGCCAACGATAGTCGTGGTCATCGACGAGCTGGCCGACTTGATGATGGTCGTGGGCAAGAAAATCGAAGAGCTCATCGCCCGCCTGGCGCAAAAAGCCCGGGCGGCTGGAATCCATCTTATTCTGGCGACGCAGCGCCCCAGCGTCGACGTCATCACCGGCCTGATCAAGGCCAATATCCCTACGCGGATAGCCTTCCAGGTGTCGTCCAAAATCGACTCGCGCACCATACTTGACCAGATGGGCGCCGAAGCCCTGCTGGGCCAGGGCGATATGCTGTACATGCCGCCCGGTTCGGGGCTGCCCACGCGGGTGCATGGCGCATTCGTCGGCGACGACGAAGTGCATCGGGTGGTCGATTCGCTGAAAGAACAGGGCGAGCCCAATTATGTCGAGGGCCTGCTCGAAGGGGCGCTCGAAGGCGAAACCGGCGATGGCGTGGGCGGCGTTACGGGCTTTGCCGACGCCGAGTCAGACCCTCTGTACGATCAGGCGGTCGAGGTCATTCTCAAGAACCGGCGGGCGTCCATTTCGTCGGTGCAGCGTCATTTGCGCATAGGCTATAACCGGGCGGCGCGCCTGCTCGAGCAAATGGAGCAGTCCGGCCTGGTGTCCGCCATGCAGTCCAACGGTAATCGCGAGATCCTGGTTCCGGCCGGAGAAGGTTCAAATGCAGAGTAA
- the trxB gene encoding thioredoxin-disulfide reductase: MTTPKHAKVLILGSGPAGYSAAVYAARANLAPVLVTGLEQGGQLMTTTDVDNWPADVQGVQGPDLMQRFQAHAERFNTEMVFDHIASVDLSRRPFTLTGDTGAPYTCDALIIATGASAQYLGLPSEQEFMGRGVSGCATCDGFFYKNQDVIVVGGGNTAVEEALYLSNICRTVTLVHRRDKFRAEPILIDKMMEKVNNGNMRLKLFCELEEVLGDQSGVTGARVRNNQSGTTEDLAVTGAFIAIGHRPNTDIFAGQLDMENGYIVTQSGLKGLATMTSVPGVFAAGDVQDHVYRQAITSAGTGCMAALDAQRWLENAGA; the protein is encoded by the coding sequence ATGACCACTCCCAAACACGCCAAGGTTCTCATTCTGGGCTCGGGCCCGGCCGGCTATAGCGCCGCGGTATATGCGGCTCGCGCCAACCTTGCCCCCGTACTTGTAACAGGCTTGGAACAAGGGGGACAGCTCATGACAACCACCGACGTCGACAACTGGCCAGCCGATGTGCAGGGCGTGCAGGGCCCGGACCTGATGCAGCGCTTCCAGGCGCATGCCGAGCGCTTCAATACCGAGATGGTATTCGATCACATCGCCAGCGTCGACCTGTCCAGGCGCCCTTTCACGCTGACGGGCGATACAGGAGCCCCTTATACCTGCGACGCGCTCATCATCGCCACCGGCGCCTCGGCCCAATACCTGGGCTTGCCCTCGGAACAGGAATTCATGGGGCGCGGCGTGTCCGGTTGCGCCACTTGCGATGGTTTTTTCTATAAGAATCAAGATGTTATTGTTGTAGGCGGCGGCAATACCGCCGTCGAAGAAGCGCTTTATTTATCGAATATCTGCCGCACCGTCACCCTGGTGCATCGCCGCGACAAATTCCGTGCCGAACCCATACTCATCGACAAAATGATGGAAAAAGTCAATAACGGAAATATGCGGCTCAAACTGTTTTGCGAGCTTGAAGAGGTGCTGGGCGACCAGTCCGGCGTGACCGGCGCCCGCGTGCGCAACAATCAGTCCGGAACCACCGAAGACCTCGCCGTTACCGGCGCCTTCATCGCCATCGGCCACCGACCCAATACGGATATCTTCGCCGGCCAGCTCGACATGGAAAATGGCTATATCGTCACCCAGAGCGGCCTCAAAGGCCTGGCCACCATGACCTCCGTACCGGGCGTTTTTGCCGCGGGCGACGTGCAGGATCACGTGTACCGCCAGGCGATTACCAGTGCCGGCACGGGCTGCATGGCCGCACTCGACGCGCAGCGGTGGCTGGAGAATGCGGGAGCATAA
- a CDS encoding Smr/MutS family protein, translating into MREHKGGLGELKRLRQEAAAPKPAIRPTAPASTPKGAREVRKAMQTQPSSLDIDDQTLFLRAVKGVERLRDPRRAVLPPMPTAPSHQLQQRREAATGPTQKPLAQTSDHFAPAGLIESEPGFVRNPGSADLLKGLKRGKWPIGATLDLHGATLDEARTRLDQFLQSCLAHHIRCVCVVHGKGYGSKNGTPVLKQTIRRWLTQLDCVQAYAECREQDGGAGAVQVLLRPGPATN; encoded by the coding sequence ATGCGGGAGCATAAAGGCGGCCTGGGTGAGCTGAAGCGCCTGCGGCAGGAAGCCGCAGCACCCAAGCCGGCAATTCGACCCACGGCCCCTGCCAGCACGCCCAAGGGCGCACGCGAGGTCCGCAAGGCTATGCAAACGCAGCCCTCTTCGCTGGATATCGACGACCAGACCCTGTTTTTGCGGGCCGTCAAAGGGGTCGAACGACTGCGCGACCCGCGGCGCGCTGTCCTGCCGCCCATGCCGACCGCGCCCTCGCATCAGTTGCAGCAGCGCCGCGAGGCCGCAACCGGCCCGACGCAAAAGCCTTTGGCGCAAACCTCCGATCATTTTGCGCCGGCCGGCCTGATTGAAAGCGAGCCGGGTTTCGTGCGCAACCCCGGCAGCGCCGACCTGCTCAAGGGCCTGAAGCGAGGCAAATGGCCCATAGGCGCCACGCTGGATCTGCACGGCGCCACCCTGGACGAGGCGCGCACGCGCCTGGACCAGTTTCTGCAATCGTGCCTCGCGCATCATATCCGTTGCGTCTGCGTCGTACATGGCAAAGGTTATGGCTCCAAAAACGGCACGCCGGTGCTCAAGCAGACCATCAGGCGCTGGCTGACCCAGCTTGATTGCGTCCAGGCCTACGCTGAATGCCGGGAACAGGATGGCGGCGCCGGCGCCGTGCAGGTGTTGCTGCGCCCCGGCCCGGCAACGAACTAA
- a CDS encoding AMP-binding protein encodes MITLSQAAGATEPALRTETIGQALEQAARSWPDQEALVSVHQGIRLTYAQLDEQADRIAAGLLALGLVPGDRVGIWSPNKAEWALIQFATAKVGMILVNINPAYRSSELEYTLNKVQISALVAAERFKSSDYVAMVEGLVPELCKSPEPLQAPAAPHLRHLIKIGGEPRPGWRRFDEIGKLGTDGLRTEAARIGRALSCHDAINIQFTSGTTGLPKGATLSHHNILNNGFFVGECVGLRQGDRLCIPVPLYHCFGMVMGNLGCLTHGATMVYPSDAFDPLSVLQAVAAERCTGLYGVPTMFIAELSHPEFRNFDLSSLRGGCMAGSPCPVDVMNQVIESMHMRDVTIAYGMTETSPVSFQTAADDDLQSRVSTIGRVQPHLQCKVIDASGATVDRGVPGELCTKGYSVMLGYWQDPEKTAEAIDAEGWMHTGDLIVMDERGYGNVVGRLKDMVIRGGENIYPREIEEFLYKHPAVKDVSVVGVPDLKFGEELCAWITLKPGQAATEEEIREFCVGRIAHYKVPRYVRFVDEFPLTVTGKVQKFEIRKKMIADLGLGGQETA; translated from the coding sequence ATGATCACACTTAGCCAGGCGGCAGGCGCCACAGAGCCTGCGTTGCGTACCGAAACCATCGGCCAGGCGCTGGAGCAGGCGGCGCGCTCGTGGCCCGATCAAGAGGCGCTGGTTTCCGTGCATCAGGGTATTCGCCTGACATACGCCCAGCTTGACGAGCAGGCGGATCGGATCGCTGCCGGCCTGCTGGCCCTGGGGCTTGTACCCGGCGACCGGGTTGGAATCTGGTCGCCCAACAAGGCCGAATGGGCCCTGATCCAGTTCGCCACCGCCAAGGTGGGCATGATACTTGTCAATATCAACCCGGCTTATCGTTCATCGGAACTCGAATACACGCTCAACAAGGTGCAGATAAGCGCGCTGGTGGCCGCCGAGCGTTTTAAAAGCAGCGATTACGTGGCCATGGTGGAAGGCCTGGTGCCTGAGCTTTGCAAATCACCGGAACCGCTTCAAGCGCCGGCGGCACCGCATCTCAGGCATCTGATCAAGATCGGCGGCGAGCCGCGGCCCGGGTGGCGGCGGTTCGACGAGATCGGAAAACTGGGAACCGACGGCTTGCGCACCGAGGCGGCGCGGATAGGCCGAGCATTGTCGTGTCACGATGCCATCAATATCCAGTTCACCAGCGGAACGACCGGCCTGCCGAAGGGGGCCACGCTGTCGCATCACAACATTCTTAACAATGGGTTCTTCGTGGGCGAGTGCGTGGGCCTGAGGCAGGGCGATCGGCTCTGCATCCCCGTGCCGCTTTATCATTGCTTTGGCATGGTCATGGGCAATCTGGGTTGCCTGACGCATGGCGCCACCATGGTTTACCCATCCGATGCCTTTGATCCTCTGTCCGTACTGCAGGCGGTCGCGGCGGAGCGCTGCACAGGGCTGTACGGCGTGCCCACGATGTTTATCGCCGAGCTCTCGCATCCCGAGTTCCGGAATTTCGATCTGTCCAGCCTGCGCGGTGGCTGCATGGCCGGGTCGCCGTGTCCGGTTGATGTCATGAACCAGGTGATCGAGAGCATGCATATGCGCGATGTCACGATTGCCTATGGCATGACCGAGACCAGCCCGGTCAGTTTCCAAACCGCGGCCGACGACGATCTGCAGAGCCGGGTATCGACGATAGGCCGCGTCCAGCCGCATCTGCAGTGCAAGGTGATTGACGCCTCGGGCGCCACGGTCGATCGAGGCGTGCCGGGCGAGCTTTGCACCAAAGGCTACTCGGTGATGCTGGGGTACTGGCAGGATCCCGAAAAAACCGCCGAAGCCATCGATGCCGAAGGCTGGATGCATACGGGCGATTTGATCGTCATGGACGAACGCGGATATGGAAACGTGGTTGGCCGCCTGAAAGACATGGTGATCCGCGGCGGCGAAAACATCTATCCGCGTGAGATCGAAGAGTTTTTGTACAAGCATCCCGCGGTCAAGGATGTTTCCGTGGTGGGCGTGCCGGATTTGAAGTTCGGCGAAGAGCTGTGCGCCTGGATTACCCTTAAGCCGGGCCAGGCGGCGACGGAAGAGGAGATCCGGGAATTTTGCGTCGGCAGGATTGCCCACTACAAAGTGCCTCGATATGTGCGCTTCGTCGACGAGTTTCCTCTGACCGTGACCGGCAAAGTGCAAAAATTCGAGATTCGCAAGAAAATGATTGCCGACTTGGGCTTGGGTGGCCAAGAAACCGCTTAA
- a CDS encoding ABC transporter ATP-binding protein codes for MSTDLLRASGLDAGYGKVQALWGAGLTVHAKETVVLMGPNGAGKTTLIKTIMGLIPSWQGEIVFENRTISHDRTDKRVRAGIAYMSETGCFPDLSVQDNLHIGGQFLPAAEFKQHIDDLYQRFPILQQKRRALGGSLSGGQRKILGVAKALAGKPKLLVMDEPSSGLSPVFVKEVIHVLGQFRDMGLALLIAEQNVKFLDLADRVYTLEGGRIGFEGTVSELHADAALERAYFGLTRS; via the coding sequence ATGAGCACTGATCTGCTGCGGGCCTCCGGGCTGGACGCCGGCTACGGAAAGGTGCAAGCCTTGTGGGGTGCGGGGCTGACTGTGCATGCAAAAGAAACCGTTGTGCTGATGGGGCCCAACGGCGCGGGAAAGACTACGCTCATCAAGACGATCATGGGATTGATCCCGAGCTGGCAGGGAGAAATCGTGTTCGAGAATCGCACGATTTCTCACGATCGCACCGATAAACGGGTTCGTGCCGGCATTGCCTATATGTCGGAAACCGGCTGCTTCCCCGATTTGAGCGTTCAGGATAATCTGCATATTGGTGGTCAGTTTCTTCCCGCCGCCGAATTCAAGCAGCATATCGACGATCTTTATCAGCGGTTTCCCATCCTTCAGCAAAAGCGCCGCGCGCTGGGCGGCAGCCTGTCGGGCGGGCAGCGCAAGATCCTGGGCGTCGCCAAGGCCCTGGCCGGCAAGCCCAAGCTGCTGGTCATGGATGAGCCGTCCTCGGGCCTGTCGCCCGTATTTGTCAAAGAGGTCATTCATGTTCTGGGCCAGTTCCGCGATATGGGGTTGGCGCTGCTGATCGCCGAGCAGAATGTCAAATTCCTGGATCTGGCCGATCGTGTCTACACGCTTGAAGGCGGCCGGATAGGCTTTGAAGGAACCGTGAGCGAATTGCATGCCGACGCGGCGCTGGAACGCGCCTACTTCGGCTTGACCAGGAGCTGA